The proteins below are encoded in one region of Paenibacillus sp. YYML68:
- a CDS encoding DUF2194 domain-containing protein translates to MSRKRKMFTFVTGSLLAVGLLLQLLRIVQIFPSISITAYMEKPLQLLTASASELEPPPGAAELELKLYVRSGDTEGVKVFGNLVRALELAKLPWEEVEAEDIEELEPRGWQVLVLCGEQVSELELEAVKRYVSAGGRLAVLTRFLEPSWNELLGIRINEGYLNNTAYGIQFIKSVFPGYPSLPETNKTLSNSMLKVELNEAADVYAAVEKVPLLWTHSYGQGKVLVWNATGNTQKSVRGLLVHSLGLVTDSLVTAQVGIRSLNIDDFPSPAPDATNPIIAKEYGMSTADYYERVWWTDMERFALQYNWKYTGLMIGNYRNETTPPFASLVEEDAHVTRYFGSKLLRIGGELGVHGYNHQSLVTTEEPIPAYLGYKPWPNVEAMTLGLKQLAELAHYHLPEHELRTYVPPSNILGPTGKEAIAQGLPSVSILAGLYEDTGEPGVLVQEFGPDPDDDRFYSFPRMTSGYWLNDTSLFLQNDVIANLGLVHHFVHPDDVLDSRRSFGKGWGFLSSWFEDWMNALVKSYPHLEPLTVRDAVNKLSTYQDGTIRTYYTANEMTVVADQVPAPIHYIVRAPSGLKPVAAAKDFSLFEVDAENRLWRVEASKSRITITFQAEEE, encoded by the coding sequence TTGTCCCGCAAACGCAAAATGTTTACCTTCGTTACCGGTAGTCTACTCGCCGTCGGACTGCTGCTGCAGCTGCTGCGGATCGTTCAAATTTTCCCTTCCATCAGTATCACCGCCTACATGGAGAAGCCTCTCCAGCTTCTCACCGCTTCAGCAAGCGAGCTGGAACCGCCCCCCGGCGCTGCCGAGCTCGAGCTGAAGCTATATGTGAGGTCTGGCGACACAGAAGGGGTTAAGGTATTCGGCAACCTCGTCCGTGCGCTGGAGCTGGCCAAGCTGCCGTGGGAGGAAGTGGAGGCTGAAGATATAGAGGAGCTCGAGCCGCGCGGCTGGCAGGTGCTTGTGCTGTGCGGCGAGCAGGTGTCGGAGCTGGAGCTCGAAGCTGTGAAGCGATACGTGTCCGCTGGCGGACGGCTCGCTGTCTTGACCCGATTCCTGGAACCGAGCTGGAACGAACTTCTTGGCATTCGCATTAATGAAGGCTATTTGAACAATACCGCCTACGGTATTCAGTTCATCAAGTCGGTGTTCCCCGGCTATCCGAGCTTGCCCGAGACGAACAAGACGCTATCGAACAGCATGCTGAAGGTCGAGCTGAACGAAGCGGCTGATGTATATGCTGCCGTCGAGAAGGTACCGCTGCTATGGACCCATTCGTACGGACAGGGCAAGGTGCTCGTCTGGAACGCTACAGGTAATACTCAGAAATCGGTACGAGGTCTACTCGTGCATTCGCTCGGACTGGTGACCGACAGTCTGGTGACTGCTCAGGTCGGTATTCGGAGCCTGAACATCGATGACTTCCCTTCGCCTGCTCCGGATGCGACCAATCCCATCATCGCCAAGGAATACGGAATGAGTACGGCGGACTATTATGAGCGCGTATGGTGGACCGACATGGAGCGGTTCGCCTTGCAATACAACTGGAAGTATACCGGTCTCATGATCGGGAATTACCGCAACGAGACAACCCCTCCCTTCGCGTCGCTAGTGGAGGAGGACGCGCACGTGACGCGCTACTTCGGCTCGAAGCTGCTGCGGATCGGCGGCGAGCTCGGTGTGCACGGCTACAACCACCAGTCGCTCGTGACCACAGAGGAGCCGATTCCAGCCTACCTCGGCTACAAGCCTTGGCCGAATGTGGAGGCGATGACGCTCGGCCTGAAGCAGCTGGCTGAGCTTGCGCACTATCACCTGCCCGAGCATGAGCTGCGAACCTATGTGCCGCCGTCCAACATCCTTGGACCTACAGGTAAGGAGGCTATCGCCCAGGGGCTGCCGAGCGTGAGCATTTTGGCTGGACTGTACGAGGACACAGGTGAGCCCGGTGTCCTCGTACAGGAGTTCGGACCTGATCCGGATGACGACCGCTTCTACAGCTTCCCACGCATGACGAGCGGATATTGGCTGAACGATACGAGCTTGTTCCTGCAGAACGATGTGATTGCCAACCTCGGTCTCGTGCATCACTTCGTCCACCCCGACGATGTGCTCGACAGCAGACGCTCGTTCGGCAAGGGCTGGGGCTTCCTGAGCTCTTGGTTCGAGGATTGGATGAATGCACTTGTGAAGTCCTATCCCCATCTCGAGCCGCTGACGGTACGGGATGCGGTCAACAAGCTGAGTACGTATCAGGACGGTACCATCCGCACTTATTACACCGCGAATGAGATGACCGTTGTGGCCGATCAGGTGCCCGCACCGATCCATTACATCGTACGTGCGCCATCGGGCCTTAAGCCAGTCGCAGCCGCCAAGGACTTCTCCCTGTTCGAGGTAGACGCCGAGAACAGGCTCTGGCGTGTGGAAGCTAGCAAATCACGAATTACGATCACATTCCAAGCAGAGGAGGAGTAA
- the pelF gene encoding GT4 family glycosyltransferase PelF has protein sequence MNIALIVEGSYPYVSGGVASWIQMLVSSMPEHQFEIIAISSSRKDAGAYKYELPSNVLRVHDVFIMDYMQLAEGRGPRLSREESDACLSWFKLEGRSEQALPIIADVGRLGSPIAFLKSEAFWELLVSTYKSEMPEHSFNAYFWTWRSMYLPAIYLLQQPYPEADIYHAVSTGYAGLIATYLRLQRRKPFVLTEHGVYAREREEEILQSAWVEPAFKPRWIDYFYHLSKGAYRIADRTIALYGGTQRIQLELGVPPERSLVVPNGIAYERLSSLPRKPVSDQGAPIVFGALVRIVPIKDIKTLLYATRIARQNIPDMQLLILGPTEEDPEYYEECLALTKGLQLEDVVTFTGKVNIAEYLPKLDVLILSSISEGQPLAVLEGMAAGIPWICTDVGSCRELLEGRDEHDPGTAGYVVPPVNPPAMAERMVHMYRYPDERSYMGRVGRKRVEAFYQQAQFIHTYRMLYEEAVTQWQV, from the coding sequence GTGAACATCGCACTGATCGTCGAGGGCAGCTATCCGTACGTATCCGGCGGCGTAGCCAGCTGGATCCAGATGCTCGTCTCGTCGATGCCCGAGCATCAATTCGAAATTATCGCCATCTCCTCCTCCCGCAAAGATGCAGGAGCCTACAAGTACGAGCTGCCCAGCAACGTCCTACGTGTGCATGACGTGTTCATTATGGATTACATGCAGCTCGCCGAAGGGCGAGGACCTCGGCTCAGCCGCGAGGAGTCCGACGCTTGCCTGAGCTGGTTCAAGCTGGAGGGGCGCTCTGAACAGGCGCTGCCGATCATAGCAGACGTCGGAAGGCTCGGCAGCCCGATCGCCTTCCTGAAGAGCGAGGCGTTCTGGGAGCTGCTGGTCTCGACCTACAAGTCGGAGATGCCGGAGCATTCGTTCAACGCCTACTTCTGGACGTGGCGCTCGATGTACTTGCCTGCTATCTATTTGCTGCAGCAGCCGTACCCCGAGGCTGATATTTATCATGCCGTGTCGACAGGCTATGCAGGACTCATTGCAACGTACTTGCGACTGCAGCGCAGGAAGCCGTTCGTGCTGACCGAGCACGGCGTGTATGCTCGCGAGCGCGAGGAGGAGATTCTGCAGTCGGCGTGGGTCGAGCCCGCGTTCAAGCCGAGATGGATCGACTACTTCTACCATCTGTCGAAGGGTGCGTACCGGATTGCCGATCGCACCATTGCCCTGTACGGCGGTACGCAGCGCATTCAGCTTGAGCTTGGCGTGCCGCCTGAGCGCTCGCTTGTCGTGCCGAACGGTATCGCCTACGAGCGGCTCTCCTCGCTGCCCCGCAAGCCCGTCAGCGATCAAGGCGCTCCCATCGTATTCGGGGCGCTCGTCCGCATCGTGCCGATCAAGGACATTAAGACGCTGCTGTATGCGACTCGCATTGCTCGACAGAACATCCCGGATATGCAGCTGCTCATTCTCGGACCGACAGAGGAAGACCCTGAGTATTACGAGGAATGTCTCGCGTTAACGAAGGGGCTTCAGCTGGAGGACGTCGTTACCTTCACCGGCAAGGTCAACATAGCCGAATATTTGCCGAAGCTGGATGTACTCATTCTGAGCAGCATCTCGGAGGGTCAGCCGCTCGCCGTCCTCGAAGGTATGGCCGCAGGTATTCCTTGGATCTGCACCGATGTCGGCAGCTGCCGCGAGCTGCTGGAGGGACGGGACGAGCATGATCCGGGCACAGCCGGGTACGTCGTGCCTCCGGTGAATCCTCCCGCCATGGCTGAGCGCATGGTGCATATGTACCGTTACCCGGACGAGCGCAGCTATATGGGGCGTGTCGGCCGCAAGCGCGTCGAAGCCTTCTATCAACAGGCGCAGTTCATTCACACCTACAGAATGCTGTACGAGGAGGCCGTGACCCAATGGCAGGTATAG
- the pelG gene encoding exopolysaccharide Pel transporter PelG encodes MAGIGFKLQKLFRDDYTSLHIRAYAYASFIAAGPWLISVISVALINLLVKRLGGLEELESQLFIVTISYSFIFSQVLSGGWQLVVTRFLADHFYQNKLDIITPTFTGISRIVFVTSLGAAILFYIGSPLPFSYKLISTMLFLMIGQIWLCMVFLSAAKNYQIISYAFLTGSIVSVLGVFVLLATPLPFEQHERVTNVLIGFTVGVGITLLMLLAVLLRTFPARTRQNHYGFLHYVDKYPSLLAVGFLYNLGIWMDKILIWLGPAGVYVEQTFRFSPIYDNAVFLAYFSVIPSLVLFVVAVETEFYSRYREFYGYVTNGGTLEMIMRAKKRMVEVLWYQMLRLTKLQGVCTLSLIIVADFLFDWLKYAEMTTDIFQIYALGAMTSTIMLMCILIMLYFEDRRGALYASVLFFAANTVMTLVVIPPGLDYYGLNYFLASLISFAYCGWRLLKYLSRIEVHTFVTQGILEKEVRGPFTRLAEKAQRLF; translated from the coding sequence ATGGCAGGTATAGGCTTCAAGCTGCAGAAGCTGTTTCGCGACGATTATACATCCCTTCACATTCGCGCTTATGCCTATGCGTCCTTCATCGCTGCCGGACCGTGGCTCATCTCGGTCATCAGCGTCGCGCTGATCAATCTGCTCGTGAAGCGTCTGGGCGGTCTGGAGGAGCTCGAGTCGCAGCTGTTCATCGTCACGATCTCGTACTCGTTCATCTTCTCGCAGGTACTGTCGGGAGGCTGGCAGCTCGTCGTGACCCGATTTTTAGCCGATCACTTCTATCAGAATAAGCTGGACATCATCACACCGACCTTCACCGGCATCAGCCGCATCGTGTTCGTCACCTCACTAGGTGCTGCCATCTTGTTCTACATCGGCTCACCGTTGCCGTTTAGCTACAAGCTGATCTCGACGATGCTGTTTTTGATGATTGGTCAAATATGGCTATGCATGGTCTTCTTATCCGCGGCCAAAAATTATCAAATCATCTCCTACGCCTTCCTCACCGGCAGTATCGTCTCCGTGCTCGGCGTATTCGTGTTGCTCGCTACCCCGCTCCCATTCGAGCAGCATGAACGCGTGACGAATGTGCTCATCGGCTTTACGGTAGGCGTCGGCATCACACTCTTGATGCTGCTGGCGGTGCTGCTCCGTACGTTTCCGGCTCGTACGAGGCAGAACCATTACGGCTTTTTGCACTATGTGGACAAATACCCTTCGCTGCTCGCCGTCGGCTTTTTGTACAATCTCGGTATTTGGATGGACAAAATATTGATCTGGCTCGGTCCGGCTGGCGTCTATGTCGAGCAGACGTTCCGATTCAGTCCGATCTATGACAACGCCGTCTTTCTCGCCTACTTTTCGGTCATTCCGTCGCTTGTATTGTTTGTTGTCGCCGTGGAGACGGAGTTCTATAGTCGGTACCGTGAATTTTACGGCTATGTGACGAACGGGGGGACGCTGGAGATGATCATGCGCGCGAAGAAGCGGATGGTCGAGGTGCTGTGGTATCAGATGCTGCGGCTGACGAAGCTGCAGGGCGTCTGTACGCTGTCGCTCATTATCGTGGCCGATTTCTTATTCGATTGGCTGAAATATGCGGAGATGACGACCGACATCTTTCAGATCTACGCTCTTGGCGCGATGACGAGTACGATCATGCTCATGTGCATTCTCATTATGCTGTACTTTGAGGACCGCAGAGGAGCGCTGTATGCGTCCGTTTTATTTTTCGCGGCCAATACGGTCATGACGCTCGTCGTCATTCCGCCGGGCCTTGACTATTACGGACTCAATTATTTCCTCGCCTCCTTGATCAGCTTCGCTTATTGCGGCTGGCGGCTGCTGAAGTATCTAAGTCGCATCGAGGTGCATACGTTCGTCACCCAGGGCATATTGGAGAAAGAGGTGCGTGGACCGTTCACGCGGCTGGCTGAGAAGGCGCAGCGGCTGTTCTGA
- a CDS encoding penicillin-binding protein 2, with product MNDTTEQPKHRIFIILMLIIIALLVWNIRLFWIQIAAAGSFTSRRIDLVGNSVLQREQGIVLDSGRGDFYDSSGRPLTGRTYPALAVFPINTGMSQAERWTRLQAVASLLHTSAQQLDAYQQSLNHPELWGQGQLGRRRAMELTPEQVEGLSALRLPDWQVTMYKQRYAESQVAAHMIGYIGQNPERITKQFTDQFHRGELQLTSRIGNAGLEKMFEPWLRGIGPTSVSLFTDARRIPLPGMDIRTFDPANPYYPLKVITTLELDVQERIEQKLEQLAVQDGAVVVLRLDNADVTAVASRPAFHPEHVHLELADWGNRALQAQTPGSIFKTVTAAAALEEHVVRLDETFHCDGELGRYGFSCWKKGGHGTITLQEAFAHSCNIVFAKVAERIGGVQLEQYAGRMGLTEPVGWTGQPSGRRETLKQWDGEQAGHVYAFGTDKNDAGALVQTSIGQRDVQLTPLQAANLLVTLYHGGEVLSPRIVKEIRFRNDRLYERFDEQEAKLEHDDVIGEKTSRTLLQWMGDVVAYGTGQPLQKSKWPVAGKSGTAEVRSTSGGPAENHWFIGYGPTDKPQYAVAVLIRGVPQGTPNKSLQLFREVMDVLASRTP from the coding sequence ATGAACGACACGACAGAACAGCCTAAGCATCGTATCTTTATCATACTGATGCTCATCATTATTGCACTGCTCGTATGGAACATCCGGCTGTTCTGGATTCAGATCGCAGCGGCCGGAAGCTTCACGTCCCGACGGATTGATCTTGTCGGCAATTCAGTGCTGCAGCGGGAGCAAGGGATCGTGCTCGACAGCGGTCGCGGAGACTTCTATGACAGCAGCGGCCGACCGTTGACCGGCCGTACATATCCTGCGCTGGCGGTGTTCCCGATTAACACGGGGATGAGTCAAGCAGAGCGATGGACTAGGCTTCAGGCGGTTGCCTCACTACTGCACACATCCGCCCAGCAGCTCGATGCATATCAGCAATCGTTGAACCACCCTGAGCTATGGGGACAAGGTCAACTCGGGAGAAGGAGAGCGATGGAGCTTACACCAGAGCAAGTGGAAGGCCTAAGCGCTCTGCGGCTGCCGGATTGGCAAGTGACGATGTACAAGCAGCGATATGCAGAGTCGCAAGTAGCAGCCCACATGATTGGCTACATTGGGCAAAATCCGGAGCGCATTACGAAGCAATTCACCGACCAGTTCCATCGTGGTGAGCTGCAGCTGACGAGTCGAATCGGCAACGCGGGTCTTGAGAAAATGTTCGAGCCCTGGCTGCGCGGCATCGGTCCGACCTCCGTGTCGCTGTTCACGGATGCAAGACGCATCCCGTTGCCGGGAATGGACATTCGAACGTTCGATCCCGCCAATCCTTATTATCCGCTTAAGGTAATCACCACGCTGGAGCTTGATGTGCAGGAGCGCATCGAACAGAAGCTGGAGCAGCTCGCTGTTCAGGATGGCGCTGTCGTCGTGCTGAGGCTGGACAATGCGGATGTTACAGCAGTGGCGAGCCGTCCTGCTTTTCACCCGGAGCATGTGCATCTGGAGCTGGCAGATTGGGGCAATCGGGCCTTGCAGGCACAGACGCCGGGTTCGATCTTCAAGACGGTAACGGCTGCTGCAGCGCTGGAGGAGCATGTGGTGCGGCTTGACGAGACCTTTCATTGTGACGGCGAGCTCGGCAGGTACGGCTTCTCTTGCTGGAAGAAGGGGGGTCACGGGACGATTACGCTCCAGGAAGCGTTCGCGCATTCGTGCAACATCGTCTTCGCGAAGGTAGCCGAGCGGATCGGGGGCGTCCAGCTGGAGCAATATGCAGGTCGTATGGGATTGACGGAGCCTGTAGGCTGGACGGGTCAGCCTTCAGGACGCCGTGAGACGCTGAAGCAGTGGGATGGGGAGCAGGCGGGGCACGTATATGCCTTCGGTACGGACAAGAACGATGCTGGAGCGCTTGTGCAGACGTCGATCGGACAGCGAGATGTGCAGCTCACTCCGCTACAAGCGGCTAATCTGCTCGTGACGTTATATCATGGGGGGGAGGTGCTGTCGCCGCGCATCGTGAAGGAAATACGATTCCGCAACGACAGGCTATACGAGCGATTCGACGAGCAAGAGGCGAAGCTGGAGCATGACGATGTAATCGGCGAGAAGACGTCGCGGACGCTGCTGCAATGGATGGGGGATGTCGTCGCCTACGGCACAGGTCAGCCGCTCCAGAAGTCGAAGTGGCCGGTAGCTGGCAAGAGCGGTACTGCTGAGGTACGCTCCACGAGCGGGGGCCCGGCGGAGAACCATTGGTTCATCGGCTACGGTCCGACGGATAAGCCCCAGTATGCGGTCGCTGTACTGATCAGGGGCGTGCCGCAAGGGACGCCGAACAAGTCACTGCAGCTGTTCCGTGAGGTGATGGATGTGCTTGCCTCACGCACGCCGTAG
- a CDS encoding methyl-accepting chemotaxis protein produces the protein MKKQWSSLRSKLQQAGRAVQSRLEAGRNSKQDGTGAISLSTITKQLKSIRPDIVTKSVGVKLFLIFFSCIVLFVLTVGLLSYSKSKEVLQDKVAYASEQTIIQAGSKLDFVYGTFEEMTMQIMLNEQLGEAIAMLKTESRSGYNYLTYMRAVTQELNMYAFSNKAIKAIHLFNEDGQPIGSTTNSFSSDSIKDVEWYKKTVEGNGKALWHNTTGKWGGVSSISNKPTFAVARLLKDSNTNTPKGVVLMEIDIETLGKETAQISMGEGGQTVILSKEHTYNYTDELDKLGAASELDIDKEALSEDHGYVVTRNGDFAIVYYKSQVNGWYTVGIMPIKELVKDAGVIFNMTIVIAVVAMLIAVVIGYFVARMIGQPLVQLRNLMKEGEQGNLGVRMNVNTKDEIGQLGDSFNEMMEKITELVKRTSISAQEVLATASELSEASKKTAMSAKDIAIATEEIANGASSLAVEAERGNELTHNIGMQMQSVVEANVIMGTAAGDVQGSSKQGIEYMQVLIGKTNETEAMTRSMVEKVDNLKESTRSIRKILDVLGNMTKQTNILSLNATIEAARAGAAGKGFMVVADEIRKLADQSRQSIAVVGQITETIQREIDETVQVLSKAYPIFQEQITSVKEADSIFKQVDEQMSGFILRLTDVTESISHLEASQSILTEAMSNVSAVAEESSATSQEVASLSTEQLNVSSGLVKLSDSLEQLSNSLKESLSKFRV, from the coding sequence GTGAAGAAACAATGGTCATCGCTTCGATCGAAGCTGCAGCAAGCTGGCAGGGCGGTGCAATCTAGGCTGGAGGCGGGCCGGAATTCCAAGCAAGACGGCACAGGCGCAATCTCCCTCAGTACAATCACGAAACAATTGAAGAGCATTCGTCCCGACATTGTTACGAAGTCTGTTGGGGTGAAGCTGTTTCTTATTTTCTTTTCTTGTATTGTGCTGTTCGTTTTAACAGTCGGACTTCTGTCCTACTCGAAGTCGAAGGAGGTACTGCAGGATAAGGTCGCCTATGCCTCTGAGCAAACGATCATTCAGGCAGGCTCAAAGCTTGACTTCGTCTACGGTACGTTCGAAGAGATGACGATGCAGATTATGCTCAATGAGCAGCTCGGCGAAGCGATTGCTATGCTTAAGACGGAATCGCGCAGCGGTTATAATTATTTAACTTACATGCGTGCGGTGACACAAGAGCTGAACATGTATGCGTTCTCGAACAAAGCGATCAAGGCGATTCACCTGTTCAATGAGGATGGGCAGCCGATCGGATCAACAACGAACTCGTTCTCATCGGATTCGATTAAGGATGTCGAATGGTACAAGAAGACGGTAGAGGGCAACGGCAAGGCTCTATGGCATAATACGACTGGTAAGTGGGGCGGTGTTTCCAGCATCTCCAATAAGCCTACGTTCGCTGTAGCGCGACTGTTGAAGGACTCAAACACGAACACGCCTAAGGGTGTCGTGCTGATGGAGATTGACATCGAAACGCTTGGCAAGGAAACGGCTCAAATCAGCATGGGTGAGGGCGGGCAAACCGTCATTCTATCTAAAGAGCATACGTACAACTACACGGATGAGCTCGATAAGCTCGGAGCGGCTAGCGAGCTCGATATCGATAAAGAAGCATTGTCAGAGGACCATGGTTATGTAGTGACACGTAATGGAGACTTCGCCATCGTATATTATAAGTCCCAGGTGAACGGCTGGTACACGGTCGGCATTATGCCGATTAAGGAGCTGGTCAAGGACGCCGGCGTTATCTTCAACATGACGATCGTGATTGCGGTCGTTGCGATGCTGATTGCGGTCGTGATCGGCTACTTCGTCGCCCGAATGATCGGGCAGCCGCTCGTGCAGCTGCGTAATCTGATGAAGGAAGGCGAGCAAGGTAACCTGGGCGTCCGTATGAACGTGAATACTAAGGATGAGATCGGCCAGCTTGGCGACAGCTTCAACGAGATGATGGAGAAAATTACGGAGCTTGTGAAGCGGACAAGCATATCGGCGCAAGAGGTGCTGGCGACCGCCAGTGAGCTGTCGGAAGCATCCAAGAAGACGGCGATGTCTGCCAAAGATATTGCAATAGCTACAGAGGAGATTGCTAATGGAGCCTCTAGTCTTGCAGTTGAGGCGGAGCGCGGCAACGAGCTGACGCACAATATCGGTATGCAGATGCAGTCCGTTGTGGAGGCTAATGTCATTATGGGAACGGCAGCCGGTGACGTTCAAGGCTCCAGTAAGCAAGGGATCGAGTATATGCAGGTGCTGATCGGCAAGACGAATGAGACCGAGGCGATGACGCGCTCGATGGTCGAGAAGGTCGATAATCTGAAGGAAAGCACGCGCTCGATTCGCAAAATTCTTGACGTACTCGGCAACATGACGAAGCAGACGAACATCCTGTCCTTGAATGCGACGATCGAAGCAGCTCGCGCCGGCGCAGCAGGTAAAGGGTTCATGGTTGTGGCAGACGAAATTCGCAAGCTCGCCGACCAGTCCCGCCAATCGATTGCGGTCGTCGGTCAAATTACGGAGACGATCCAGCGTGAGATTGACGAGACGGTTCAAGTGCTGTCCAAGGCTTACCCGATCTTCCAAGAGCAGATTACGTCTGTGAAGGAAGCGGACTCGATCTTCAAGCAGGTCGATGAGCAAATGAGCGGCTTCATCCTTCGTCTGACTGACGTCACGGAGTCGATCAGTCATCTCGAGGCTTCGCAATCGATACTGACCGAAGCGATGTCCAACGTAAGTGCTGTTGCGGAGGAGTCGTCCGCTACGTCGCAGGAGGTCGCGTCGCTCAGTACGGAGCAGCTGAACGTGTCTTCCGGACTTGTGAAGCTGTCCGACAGTCTTGAGCAGCTGTCCAACTCGTTGAAGGAATCGTTGTCCAAGTTCCGTGTATAA
- a CDS encoding U32 family peptidase, whose product MNSTKEALLGKRVRLEKPELLAPAGSLEKLKFAVHYGADAVYIGGQQYGLRSNADNFTFEEMREGVEFAERYGAKVFVATNIYAHNEDISGLEDYLRGIQDAGVHAIIVADPIIIETCKRVAPKLEIHLSTQQSTMNWQAVQFWKEDGAERVVLAREVSMEEIEEIKRKVDIEIEVFVHGAMCSSYSGRCVLSNHFTDRDSNRGGCSQSCRWKYDLFTTEEELAGASPQIGIKELPLFQEGDNPFSMSSKDLCMIEHIPALIRSGVDSFKIEGRMKSVHYVATVVNAYRQAIDAYFADPENYELKPEWLYEIQKAANRPLNTGFFYDHPGHEDHIFEPEDKAAPYDFVGVVLAYDEAEGTALIQQRNHFKPGQEVEFFGPGGTFFKQTVPAITNEAGDPLDAARHPLQPIRMKVEQPVQPLDMMRKKIGK is encoded by the coding sequence ATGAATAGCACGAAGGAAGCGCTGCTCGGCAAGCGGGTGCGGCTCGAGAAGCCAGAGCTGCTCGCGCCAGCCGGCAGCCTGGAGAAGCTGAAGTTCGCGGTGCATTACGGAGCGGACGCCGTATATATCGGTGGGCAGCAGTACGGATTGCGCTCGAATGCGGACAACTTCACGTTCGAGGAGATGCGCGAGGGTGTCGAGTTCGCGGAACGATACGGTGCGAAGGTGTTCGTCGCAACGAACATTTATGCACACAACGAAGATATAAGCGGTCTTGAGGACTATCTGCGCGGCATTCAGGATGCCGGGGTGCATGCGATTATCGTAGCTGATCCGATCATTATTGAGACGTGCAAGCGGGTGGCTCCGAAGCTGGAGATCCATCTGAGCACGCAGCAGTCGACGATGAACTGGCAGGCGGTGCAGTTCTGGAAGGAAGACGGTGCGGAGCGTGTCGTGCTGGCGCGCGAGGTAAGCATGGAAGAGATCGAGGAGATCAAGCGGAAGGTCGATATCGAGATCGAGGTATTCGTCCACGGCGCGATGTGCAGCTCGTACTCTGGCCGCTGTGTGCTGTCGAACCACTTCACGGACCGCGACTCGAACCGAGGCGGCTGCTCGCAGTCGTGCCGCTGGAAGTACGACCTGTTCACGACGGAGGAGGAGCTTGCTGGAGCCAGCCCGCAAATTGGCATCAAGGAGCTGCCGCTGTTCCAGGAGGGCGACAATCCGTTCTCGATGAGCTCGAAGGATCTGTGCATGATTGAGCATATCCCTGCGCTCATTCGATCGGGTGTGGATAGCTTCAAGATCGAGGGACGGATGAAGAGCGTGCACTACGTTGCGACCGTCGTGAATGCGTATCGGCAGGCGATCGATGCGTACTTTGCTGATCCGGAGAACTATGAGCTGAAGCCGGAATGGCTCTATGAAATCCAGAAGGCGGCCAATCGTCCGCTGAACACGGGCTTCTTCTATGATCATCCCGGACATGAGGATCACATCTTCGAGCCGGAGGACAAGGCTGCACCTTACGATTTCGTCGGTGTTGTGCTAGCGTATGACGAGGCGGAGGGGACGGCGCTCATTCAGCAGCGCAATCACTTCAAGCCAGGTCAAGAGGTTGAGTTCTTCGGTCCGGGCGGCACGTTCTTCAAGCAGACGGTGCCTGCGATTACGAATGAGGCCGGAGATCCGCTTGATGCTGCGCGTCATCCGCTTCAGCCAATTCGAATGAAGGTCGAGCAGCCGGTGCAGCCGCTGGATATGATGAGGAAGAAGATAGGGAAATAA
- a CDS encoding peptidase U32 family protein, which yields MSDKPELLITAGSSEEAKRYAEAGASAILFGEHRYGLRLPGEIVRSELETLIPWLHERSVKVYAAVNNILSNEQLDELPAYLAELQRLQVDAVVFGDPAVLLALREAAPGMKLHWNAEMTSTNYATAAYWGRKGAIRVVLARELNLEETLEIKQQLADMEVQVQVHGITNIYHSKRSLLTNYQEHQGRAEEQEPISLSKEEGLFLIEQERQNERFPVYEDVNGTHIMSSDDICMLDGLHELMEGGIDSFKVESLLKTVEYNEAVLRSYRKAIDAYAADPSAYEFQDEWLEPIRELQDPRRELSYGFFYKEQVY from the coding sequence ATGAGCGACAAACCGGAATTGTTAATAACCGCGGGCTCGTCCGAGGAGGCGAAACGGTATGCCGAGGCGGGAGCTAGCGCCATTCTGTTCGGTGAGCACCGTTACGGACTGAGACTGCCGGGAGAAATTGTACGGTCTGAGCTGGAGACGCTGATCCCATGGCTGCATGAACGGAGCGTTAAGGTGTATGCAGCGGTGAACAATATCTTGAGTAATGAGCAGCTCGATGAGCTGCCTGCCTACCTTGCCGAGCTGCAGAGGCTTCAGGTTGACGCTGTCGTATTCGGCGATCCGGCTGTGCTGCTCGCGCTGCGCGAGGCGGCGCCTGGCATGAAGCTGCACTGGAATGCGGAGATGACGTCGACCAACTATGCGACTGCGGCCTATTGGGGACGTAAGGGGGCGATCCGCGTCGTGCTGGCGCGCGAGCTCAATCTCGAGGAGACGCTTGAGATTAAGCAGCAGCTTGCCGATATGGAGGTACAGGTGCAGGTGCACGGCATTACGAACATTTACCATTCGAAGCGCAGCCTGTTGACGAATTATCAGGAGCATCAAGGCCGCGCTGAAGAGCAGGAGCCGATCAGCCTCAGCAAGGAGGAGGGACTGTTCCTCATTGAGCAGGAGCGCCAGAACGAGCGGTTCCCGGTGTATGAGGATGTGAACGGCACGCACATTATGAGCTCTGACGACATCTGCATGCTTGACGGTCTGCACGAGCTGATGGAGGGCGGCATTGACAGCTTCAAGGTGGAGTCGCTGCTCAAGACGGTTGAATATAACGAGGCTGTGCTGCGCAGCTATCGCAAGGCGATTGACGCTTATGCGGCTGATCCGTCCGCCTACGAGTTTCAGGACGAGTGGCTGGAGCCGATCCGCGAGCTGCAGGATCCGCGGCGCGAGCTAAGCTACGGATTTTTCTATAAGGAGCAGGTGTATTAA